In Aurantimicrobium minutum, the DNA window TGGTCTCGCAGGAAAGATGCTGCCTCATCACCGAGTTGGGGGCGAACTTGATGCTGGCGGGGAGGGATCATCAGCAGGACTCCTAGAGATTGATGCAACTGGAATTCCCGAAAAATCGGGCGAAAGTGCTCCTTACATAATATTCCGTATACCTCTGTTGGATACGGTCAATATGATATATTTTGTTTTTATGACCTCACACCTCAACGACGAAGAACAGATGCTCGTAGACACCGTCCGAGCCTTTATTGACCGCGATGTAAAGCCCACCGTCAACGAAGTTGAACACGCGAATGAATACCCTGAAGCGTGGATTGAACAAATGAAAGAAATGGGTATCTACGGGCTCGCTGTTCCCGAAGAATATGACGGTCTTCCCATTTCTATGCCTGCCTACGTCCAGGTCACTGAAGAACTAGCTCGGGGATGGATGAGCCTTTCGGGAGCAATGGGTGGTCACACTGTTGTTGCCAAGTTGTTGACCCTCTATGGAACTGAAGAGCAAAAGAGCAAATACTTACCTCTCATGGCTACCGGTGAACTCCGCGCCACCATGGCACTGACTGAACCCAGTGGTGGCTCTGATCTTCAAGCAATCACTACTGTTGCAAAAACCGACGGAAATGACCTGGTGATTAATGGCTCAAAAACCTGGATTTCAAACGCTCGCCGTTCTGGGCTGATTGCGCTCTTGGCAAAGACTGACCCTAATGCAGAACCACGTCATACAGGGATGTCGATCATTCTGGTTGAGCCAGGACCTGGCTTCAGTGTTTCCCGAGACCTACCCAAACTGGGATACAAGGGCGTTGAATCCTGCGAGATTTCCTTCGATGACTACCGCACTCCAGTTACTCAAATTCTTGGGGGTGAACCGGGTAAAGGATTTACCCAGTTCATGAAGGGTCTTGAAGTTGGCCGCATTCAGGTTGCCGCTCGGTCACTCGGTGTGGCAGCTGCGGCATTGGAAGACTCCATCAGATATGCGCAGGAACGTGAAACCTTTGGCAAGCCAATCTGGAAGCATCAATCCATCGGGAACTATCTCGCTGAAATGGCAACCAAGCTCACCGCTGCTCGGCAACTTACACTTTTTGCGGCTGAGAAATATGAAAGTGGCGAACGCTGTGACATGGAAGCAGGCATGGCTAAGCTCTATGCCTCAGAAGTTGCGATGGAGATAGCACTTAATGCCATCCGCATTCATGGTGGCTACGGTTATTCAACCGAATACGATGTTGAGCGCTACTTCCGTGATGCCCCACTAATGATTGTCGGTGAAGGCACGAATGAAATTCAGAAAAACGTCATTGCCCAGCAACTTATTGCTCGTGGCGGACTGTAAAGAAAGAGAAGGACAATGTCGTACTTCCAACCAGACGCCGATCTTCTTGCCGCATCAGACAAAGCGCTTGCAAGCATCAGCACAGCTCGTCTTCTTCCTGCAGCCAAGACTTTTGATGTCATTGATCCTGCAACAGAAGAAGTGATTGGCACCCTTCCAGATCACACACCTGCCGATGCACTCACTGCACTTGCAAAGGCTGACGCGGCAGGGAAGAAGTGGGCACGGACCAGTCCCCGCCTGCGTTCGGACACTCTGCATGCCGTCTACGCAAAGCTGATTGAAAACAAAGACACTCTTGCCTACATCATCTCTCGTGAAATGGGTAAGCCTCTTGCAGAGGGCTACGCAGAGGTTCAGTACTCGGCAGATTATGTTCGCTGGTTTGCCGAGGAAGCACTCCGCGCACAAGGGCTCTACCGAGACTCGCCTGCGGGGGATGCCACCATATTGGTTCGCCGCGCACCTGTTGGGAACGCGGTGTTGATTGCGCCATGGAATTTCCCTATGGCCATGGCCACGAGAAAGATTGCACCCGCTTTAGCCGCAGGGTGTGCCTGTGTCGTCAAGCCCGCTAACCTCACACCCCTGACCACTGTAGTTGTGCAGGATTTGATGGTTCAGGCAGGTGTACCTGAAGACCTCGTTCAGGTGATCACCACTACAGATGCTCCTGGATTCAGCTCAACTCTGTTGGCTGACCAACGTGTGCGCAAGATTTCGTTTACTGGGTCGACTCCAGTCGGCTCCACACTGATGGAGCTCGCGGCAAAGAACATTGTCAAGAGCTCCATGGAGCTCGGTGGTAATGCTCCACTCATTGTTTTTGATGATGCAGATCTCGATCGAGCTATCGAGGGAGCCATCTTGGCCAAAATGCGTAACGGTGGTCAGACCTGTGTTGCTGCCAACCGCATGTTTATCCAAGAAGGCATCGCAGATGCGTTTGTCGAGGGCTTCACAGCAAAGATGGCAGCTTTCAAGCTGGGTAACGCAATGAATAAAGAAGTCGATCTCGGGCCTGTTATCGATGATCGTGCTGTCCAACGCTTGACCCACTTAGTCAATGATGCGGTAGCAAAGGGGGCGACCTTGCGAACCGGAGGTAAAGCGCCCGATCATGTAGGTCACTACTTCGAGCCAACCGTTCTTGATAATGTTCCAGCGCATGCAGATATTACGAAGACAGAAATCTTCGGACCGGTTGCTGCTATCTCGCGATTCACAACTCAAGAAGAAGTAATTGAGAAAGCAAACGACACAGAGTTCGGTCTTGCAGCTTTTGTCTTTACCGAGAACCTCGATCGCGCGGTCAACGTTGCCGAAGCATTAGAGACCGGCATGGTGGGAATCAACAATGGTCTGCTGTCAAACATCGCAGCACCTTTTGGCGGAGTCAAGGCCTCAGGAACAGGGCGAGAGGGTGGTGCAGAAGGCCTCGAGGAGTACCAAGAAATCCGCTATTTCACCATGAAGCGCCGCGAAACGTTCTAAATCCTCCAACGCCTCAAGGCATAAAGAATCCCCCTTCTCAGCGAAGGGGGATTCTTGCTTGTCGAATTTATGCAGTTACGGGTTCTACGGTCAGAAACCAATCGATGAGTTCTCTGCCATGGGCTTGAGCATACTTACCCTTTGCATCCCACTCTTTCCTGAATTCATCCGCGGTATAGGTGCCGGTCAATTCATCCCCGCCAACGCGAAGCCATTCGTTCATGAGCTCGGTTGTCACTTCTGGATGGAACTGCACTCCCAAGGAGTTTCCGGCTTTGAAAACCTGGGGAGCAATTTCGGAGCGAGCAAGGATCTCAACGTCGTCGGGAAGTTCGACGATGTCGTTATGCCAGGAGAACCAGGGTCCAGGAGCGGTAGGGCATCCGGCAGAGGTATCGAATTCAATCATTCCTACCTCCATTCGTTCTGCCTTGATGGTTCGACCGCCAAGAACTTCTGCCAGGAGTTGAGCTCCGAAGCAGATACCCAGATACGGAATACCGCGTTCACGAATAGTTCGAATGAATTCGATTTCTTCTTCTACCCATGCACGTGTTGCAGGGTTGTAGGCGTGTGTAAATGAGCCAAAAATAATGACAGAGTCAACACCGTCTAGAGATGGGAAGTTGGTGTTTGCAGGCAAAAATCCGTCATAGTGTTGAGTCGCATTCAGCACTTCGTGGTGAATAACTGTGTGGCCTAGCTCATTCAGATACTCCGCAACATACCCGTAGTCGGATGCAACGGTTTCCTCGTGCGTGACGAGAAGAATTGTTTTTGACACGGAGCTCCTTGTGTTAGATGACGTCGCGGTATCGCTGGGTTTCCCAGTCAGTTACCCACGCGGCAAATGCGGCCATTTCGTTCTGTTGCATGATGGTGAAGTTTTCAACAAAGTCCTGACCGAAGCACTCCACGTTCCAGGCGCTCTTGGAGAAATTCTCTAGTGAGTCACGCATGGTGGTGGCAAACCTAACGAGCGATTCATCGAGGTGTGCGTCACCGATCGTTTGTGGAATAAGTTCGTAGTCATTCCGAATTCCATCTAGTCCTGCTTGGAGATAACCCTGAGCTACAAGGTAGGGGTTGGAGTCAGCAGCTGCCCAGCGAACTTCCATGCGTGTTCCCGGTCCCGCATCAGTGATGCACCGAACACCAACCAAGCGGTTGTCTAGTCCCCAGCAAACTTGTGTGGGGGAGAACGAGTAGT includes these proteins:
- a CDS encoding NAD-dependent succinate-semialdehyde dehydrogenase, which encodes MSYFQPDADLLAASDKALASISTARLLPAAKTFDVIDPATEEVIGTLPDHTPADALTALAKADAAGKKWARTSPRLRSDTLHAVYAKLIENKDTLAYIISREMGKPLAEGYAEVQYSADYVRWFAEEALRAQGLYRDSPAGDATILVRRAPVGNAVLIAPWNFPMAMATRKIAPALAAGCACVVKPANLTPLTTVVVQDLMVQAGVPEDLVQVITTTDAPGFSSTLLADQRVRKISFTGSTPVGSTLMELAAKNIVKSSMELGGNAPLIVFDDADLDRAIEGAILAKMRNGGQTCVAANRMFIQEGIADAFVEGFTAKMAAFKLGNAMNKEVDLGPVIDDRAVQRLTHLVNDAVAKGATLRTGGKAPDHVGHYFEPTVLDNVPAHADITKTEIFGPVAAISRFTTQEEVIEKANDTEFGLAAFVFTENLDRAVNVAEALETGMVGINNGLLSNIAAPFGGVKASGTGREGGAEGLEEYQEIRYFTMKRRETF
- a CDS encoding acyl-CoA dehydrogenase family protein, with product MTSHLNDEEQMLVDTVRAFIDRDVKPTVNEVEHANEYPEAWIEQMKEMGIYGLAVPEEYDGLPISMPAYVQVTEELARGWMSLSGAMGGHTVVAKLLTLYGTEEQKSKYLPLMATGELRATMALTEPSGGSDLQAITTVAKTDGNDLVINGSKTWISNARRSGLIALLAKTDPNAEPRHTGMSIILVEPGPGFSVSRDLPKLGYKGVESCEISFDDYRTPVTQILGGEPGKGFTQFMKGLEVGRIQVAARSLGVAAAALEDSIRYAQERETFGKPIWKHQSIGNYLAEMATKLTAARQLTLFAAEKYESGERCDMEAGMAKLYASEVAMEIALNAIRIHGGYGYSTEYDVERYFRDAPLMIVGEGTNEIQKNVIAQQLIARGGL
- a CDS encoding type 1 glutamine amidotransferase is translated as MSKTILLVTHEETVASDYGYVAEYLNELGHTVIHHEVLNATQHYDGFLPANTNFPSLDGVDSVIIFGSFTHAYNPATRAWVEEEIEFIRTIRERGIPYLGICFGAQLLAEVLGGRTIKAERMEVGMIEFDTSAGCPTAPGPWFSWHNDIVELPDDVEILARSEIAPQVFKAGNSLGVQFHPEVTTELMNEWLRVGGDELTGTYTADEFRKEWDAKGKYAQAHGRELIDWFLTVEPVTA